The proteins below come from a single Chrysoperla carnea chromosome 1, inChrCarn1.1, whole genome shotgun sequence genomic window:
- the LOC123293796 gene encoding probable E3 ubiquitin-protein ligase NGR_a03640, with protein MSENEFQSDTGKKLNVNESILNVWERWKSEDNQNEKRIEAFEEIKNCKECLYLVEMHLSTLPSTFPYGLKKLILKENKLTLIPENLPETLEILDISNNKLFMITGNLPSNLEELLLGHNNIINVPNTLPDSIIHLQLYRNSITTLPNKLPRCLKLLDIHSNKLCSLPENLFGSLKSLQILQMKSNNLTKIKLDSESLIELDLGNNEIEAIEFFNLPKLQYLDVKHNNLTNLPNLSQTLEYLYASSNKLSVIFELPNSLKALYLDSNNISILPKPLPLQLKELSLHNNKITEIPTELPTSLTYLGLTNNLIIDINSRVKFPTNAIIDLDENPLSETSIEYLKQLIRTGNPPTICFDDLDEYYENYVKTRSLAEEVPYWLEDELVDPCWNLISEESGATSFSYFLYRIRQSVFFVEPMKGDISKWLYSMGEENNSKRTLRELIFFMATEEEEKNFGPWNAMIRWTWNQMKLLEVVLNVESGKYDNKIEELIELARGIYRLNLLEQITRRKLQKMNQQEEIECNEYHMNVDYQIRLKDILELPIRPYFWPWERIKEEKVSRNSEKASWYSCFALSNKSIEQAIKEINEKEQTEFISFLLIDWQPWKEVLKRWNYEKYISSENDVKNEEIFCQALDKRKTEFIIESNMSDLPLDIEIQLGTQVQRDIAKDIWYKLTNEFLETKQLHLRTLV; from the coding sequence atgtccGAAAATGAATTCCAATCTGATACTGGTAAGAAACTGAATgtaaatgaatcaattttaaatgtttggGAACGATGGAAATCGGAAgataatcaaaatgaaaaacgaaTCGAAGCCttcgaagaaattaaaaattgtaaggaATGTTTATATTTGGTGGAAATGCATTTATCTACTCTTCCAAGCACTTTTCCAtatggattaaaaaaattgattcttaaAGAAAACAAACTCACGCTAATACCAGAAAACTTACCGGAAACACTTGAAATTTTAGACATTtcaaacaacaaattatttatgattacaGGGAATTTACCATCAAATTTAGAGGAATTACTATTGggtcataataatattatcaatgtCCCAAATACCTTACCAGATTCAATAATACACTTACAACTATACAGAAACTCAATTACTACATTGCCCAATAAATTACCTAGATGCTTAAAACTTTTGGACATTCACTCTAATAAATTATGTTCCTTACCAGAAAACTTATTCGGCTCCCTGAAATCATTACAAATACTACAAatgaaaagtaataatttaactaaaataaaattggattcTGAATCGTTAATTGAGTTGGATCTTGGTAATAATGAAATTGAAGCaatagaatttttcaatttgccCAAATTGCAATACTTAGAcgttaaacataataatttaacaaatctaCCCAATTTATCCCAAACATTAGAATATTTATATGCATCTTCTAATAAGTTATCCGTAATCTTCGAATTGCCAAACTCACTAAAAGCATTATATTTAGATTCAAACAACATTTCGATTTTACCAAAACCTTTACCTCTTCAATTGAAAGAATTGtcgttacataataataaaataaccgaAATACCCACTGAGCTACCTACATCATTAACTTATTTAGGTTTAACAAATAATCTGATTATTGACATAAATTCAAGAGTTAAATTTCCGACGAATGCCATAATTGATCTGGACGAAAATCCCTTATCTGAGACAagtatagaatatttaaaacaattaatacgTACCGGAAATCCCCCAACTATTTGTTTCGATGATCTCGACGAGTATTATGAAAACTATGTTAAAACTAGATCATTAGCAGAAGAAGTACCATACTGGCTGGAGGATGAATTGGTTGATCCGTGTTGGAATCTTATTTCAGAAGAATCTGGAGCTACatctttttcttattttttgtatagaatACGACAATCGGTATTTTTCGTTGAACCAATGAAAGGAGATATATCGAAATGGTTGTACTCAATGGGGgaagaaaataattctaaacgTACATTGCgtgaactaatattttttatggcaacagaagaagaagaaaaaaatttcgggCCTTGGAACGCTATGATTAGATGGACCTGGAACCAAATGAAGCTTCTTGAAGTTGTTTTAAACGTTGAATCTggtaaatatgataataaaatagaagAATTAATAGAATTAGCAAGAGGGATCTATCGATTAAACTTACTGGAACAAATAACCAGACGAAAGTTGCAAAAAATGAACCAACAAGAAGAAATAGAATGTAATGAATACCATATGAATGTAGACTATCAAAttcgtttgaaagatatatTGGAATTGCCAATTAGGCCCTACTTTTGGCCATGGGAGCggattaaagaagaaaaagtaTCACGAAATAGTGAAAAGGCATCCTGGTATAGTTGTTTTGCATTATCAAATAAGAGTATTGAACAAGCTATCAAAGAAATTAACGAGAAAGAACAAACTGaattcattagttttttattgattgattggcAACCATGGAAAGAAGTACTTAAACGAtggaattatgaaaaatatataagttcaGAAAATGATGTCAAAAATGAGGAAATTTTTTGTCAGGCATTGGATAAACGAAAAACAGAATTTATAATTGAATCTAATATGTCAGATTTACCGTTAGACATTGAAATTCAACTTGGTACACAAGTTCAACGTGATATTGCAAAAGATATTTGGTATAAATTAACCaatgaatttttagaaactaAACAATTACATTTAAGAACACTGGTTTAA
- the LOC123293804 gene encoding kallikrein-1-like has protein sequence MGSRFLHPSYNVILKKDGSLKDIAYDVALLILRNHLPTTFSKIKLSRKDLEAGDVAEVAGWGLINKYNDTDFLQRAQVSILDDNNCKIKAKVSVPDVICAVPGLDGGLPCVGDSGGPLVKNVTDVE, from the exons ATGGGTAGCAG GTTTCTCCATCCATCATACAATGTTATATTGAAGAAAGATGGTTCGTTAAAGGATATAGCCTATGATGTAGCTTTGTTGATTCTAAGAAATCATTTACCAacaacattttctaaaattaaattatcaagaaAAGATCTTGAGGCTGGGGACGTCGCAGAAGTAGCTGGGTGGGGTCTTATTAAT AAATACAATGACACAGACTTCCTACAAAGAGCACAAGTTTCAATACTCGATGACaataattgcaaaataaaaGCTAAAGTAAGTGTTCCCGATGTTATATGTGCTGTTCCTGGCCTTGATGGTGGTCTACCATGTGTAGGAGATTCTGGTGGCCCATTAGTGAAAAATGTAACTg ACGTTGAATAA